In the genome of Labrus mixtus chromosome 21, fLabMix1.1, whole genome shotgun sequence, one region contains:
- the LOC132955386 gene encoding growth/differentiation factor 2-like — protein sequence MGADIRTVVLVFGISIFNFCNRKVCFQAGKKVCLSLVVSVCSCTCKPLHNDIQSDYGEEFYSQLSEQDLLEEEDTDARMANLLGSMKESFLRKLNLSDVPQEQSKIYPPQFMMELYNKYASDSSIPQSDVIRSFTVQDITLSVTNGTKSKHRLQFNISIPNHEKITTAELQLFFTPEPRSTVNSNSFRTTVKVYEVDYNNFTSTNQLLVGKEVKGSQGTWETFDVTTAIQSWIKFGHGATVFDVVVDRKDCKTPRSGEEGVRCINMSTSVGDNTSAALIVFSDDLGSRRREKKKELREMILHEEETIFHSGADWNIGDQLSNEIPEAEHPRRKKRKAERQYCQRTSLKVNFKDIGWDSWIVAPPEYDAYECRGLCYHPLTDESTPSKHALIQTLINIRDPKKANMACCVPIKLDPITVMYKENGRLTIRYLYEEMRVAECGCR from the exons ATGGGAGCGGACATCAGGACAGTGGTCCTTGTGTTTGGGATctccattttcaacttttgcaATCGCAAAGTCTGTTTTCAAGCCGGGAAGAAG gtgtgtttgagtctgGTGGTTTCTGTCTGCTCCTGCACATGTAAACCTCTCCATAATGACATCCAGAGTGACTATGGTGAGGAATTCTACTCTCAGCTGTCAGAGCAGGACCttctggaggaggaagacactGACGCCAGGATGGCGAACCTCCTGGGAAGCATGAAGGAGAGCTTTTTAAGGAAACTCAACCTGTCGGATGTTCCTCAGGAGCAAAGCAAGATCTACCCTCCTCAGTTCATGATGGAGCTCTACAATAAGTACGCTTCTGACAGCTCAATCCCTCAGTCTGATGTCATACGAAGCTTCACTGTGCAAG ATATCACTCTCTCTGTGACAAATGGCACAAAGTCCAAACACAGGCTGCAGTTCAACATCAGCATTCCCAACCACGAAAAGATCACTACTGCTGAACTACAGCTGTTCTTCACCCCGGAGCCCAGGTCAACGGTCAACTCAAACAGTTTCAGGACCACAGTGAAAGTCTATGAAGTGGATTACAACAATTTCACATCCACAAACCAACTACTGGTGGGCAAAGAGGTGAAAGGCTCGCAGGGCACATGGGAGACCTTTGATGTTACTACAGCCATTCAGAGCTGGATCAAGTTTGGCCATGGAGCAACCGTTTTTGATGTAGTGGTTGATAGGAAGGACTGCAAAACTCCTAGAAGTGGAGAGGAAGGAGTACGCTGCATCAATATGAGCACCTCTGTCGGAGATAACACTTCAGCTGCTTTGATAGTCTTCTCTGACGACCTGGGCAGCAGGagaagggagaagaagaaggagttaAGAGAGATGATTCTCCATGAAGAAGAGACCATCTTTCACTCGGGAGCTGACTGGAACATAGGAGATCAACTTTCAAACGAGATCCCTGAAGCGGAACATCCgcggagaaagaaaagaaaggccGAGAGGCAATACTGCCAGCGGACCTCGCTCAAGGTCAACTTCAAAGACATCGGATGGGACAGCTGGATTGTTGCGCCTCCAGAATATGACGCCTACGAATGTCGAGGCCTGTGCTACCACCCGCTGACGGACGAATCGACCCCATCGAAACACGCCCTCATCCAGACGCTGATCAACATCAGGGACCCCAAAAAGGCCAACATGGCTTGCTGCGTCCCAATCAAACTGGACCCCATCACAGTGATGTATAAGGAGAATGGACGCCTCACTATAAGATATCTTTACGAAGAGATGAGGGTGGCAGAGTGTGGTTGCAGGTAG